In the genome of Streptomyces collinus, one region contains:
- a CDS encoding helix-turn-helix domain-containing protein yields MSACPETERFAALLRSLKSRSGLSYEALARKSGLAGSTLHRYCRGTSVPQDYGSVHRLATVCGATPDELRTLHRLWALADAARAAAERGPVSQAAGRTEPEAPREAEPNAEPNAERKAEPNVEPNAEPSAEPNAEPSAEPNAEPGAEPIAEAPTTAPPPASTPTQAQAQAQAQAQASASDGDRAPQPPAPDAASPPARQPRRHRLRVTVVVAAVLAAVTVSAWVLSSGRSPSGDGDGAGGRKTGEAVRPLFSAGCPPVIAMGEHDECVREVQRLLHAKGADIGVDGDFGPQTLRRVTAFQVLAGLQPNGVVAEPTKKALYTSPVRMGVWSPQKVRQRVREVFPEVPDKAVAIADCQSFLDPLHILPNTNGTRNWGLFQISDARLRELGGTPRKALDPEWNIQAARKLWSRDRDFGDWPHCERAAEAPRSPAPKRT; encoded by the coding sequence TTGTCCGCATGCCCGGAAACGGAGCGGTTCGCCGCGCTGTTGCGTTCGTTGAAGAGCCGGTCCGGCCTGAGTTACGAGGCCCTCGCCAGGAAGTCCGGCCTTGCCGGCTCGACCTTGCACCGCTACTGCCGGGGCACGTCGGTGCCCCAGGACTACGGGAGCGTGCACCGGCTGGCCACGGTCTGCGGTGCGACCCCGGACGAACTGCGCACCTTGCACCGCCTGTGGGCCCTGGCGGACGCGGCGCGTGCCGCCGCGGAACGGGGACCGGTGTCGCAAGCGGCAGGCAGGACGGAACCGGAAGCGCCCCGGGAAGCCGAGCCGAACGCCGAGCCGAATGCCGAGCGGAAAGCAGAGCCGAACGTCGAGCCGAATGCAGAGCCGAGCGCCGAACCGAATGCAGAGCCGAGCGCCGAACCGAATGCCGAACCGGGCGCCGAGCCGATAGCAGAGGCGCCCACCACGGCCCCGCCCCCGGCCTCAACTCCAACCCAGGCCCAGGCCCAGGCCCAGGCCCAGGCCCAGGCCTCGGCCTCGGACGGCGACCGGGCACCGCAGCCCCCCGCCCCCGATGCGGCATCCCCGCCCGCGCGGCAGCCGCGTCGGCACCGGCTGCGCGTCACCGTCGTCGTCGCCGCGGTCCTCGCCGCCGTCACGGTCTCGGCCTGGGTGCTGTCGAGTGGCCGGTCGCCCTCCGGCGACGGCGACGGCGCCGGCGGCCGCAAAACCGGTGAGGCGGTCCGGCCGTTGTTCTCGGCCGGCTGCCCGCCGGTGATCGCGATGGGCGAGCACGACGAGTGCGTGCGGGAGGTGCAGCGCCTGCTGCACGCCAAGGGCGCGGACATCGGCGTGGACGGGGACTTCGGCCCGCAGACCCTGCGCCGGGTCACCGCCTTCCAGGTGCTCGCCGGACTGCAGCCCAACGGGGTCGTCGCGGAGCCGACGAAGAAGGCGCTGTACACCTCGCCCGTCCGGATGGGGGTGTGGTCGCCGCAGAAGGTGCGGCAGCGGGTCCGGGAGGTGTTCCCCGAAGTGCCGGACAAGGCGGTGGCCATCGCCGACTGCCAGTCCTTCCTCGACCCGCTGCACATCCTCCCCAACACCAACGGCACCCGGAACTGGGGCCTGTTCCAGATCTCCGACGCCCGGCTGCGCGAACTGGGCGGCACGCCGCGTAAGGCCCTGGACCCGGAGTGGAACATCCAGGCCGCCCGGAAGCTGTGGAGCCGGGACCGCGACTTCGGTGACTGGCCGCACTGCGAACGCGCCGCTGAGGCACCCCGGTCCCCGGCACCGAAACGGACGTGA
- a CDS encoding peptidase inhibitor family I36 protein gives MRLSVRRNSRANPLLAVLAVSAAAVATLAVPSSASAAPAAPAAVDCASGHICFWTGANFTGSKCAWDVADPDWQSGAVRCSWAATTNVKSVWNAGTSSSSGVAYYRGANYSDRVGCTRQQHGGNLAGTYKVRSHRWISGSCG, from the coding sequence ATGCGCCTTTCCGTCCGCCGGAACTCCCGTGCAAACCCGCTGCTCGCCGTGCTCGCCGTCAGCGCCGCCGCCGTCGCCACCCTGGCCGTGCCGAGCTCCGCGTCGGCGGCCCCGGCCGCGCCCGCCGCGGTGGACTGCGCGTCCGGGCACATCTGCTTCTGGACCGGAGCCAACTTCACCGGCAGCAAGTGCGCCTGGGACGTGGCCGACCCCGACTGGCAGAGCGGTGCCGTCCGCTGTTCCTGGGCCGCCACGACCAACGTGAAGTCCGTGTGGAACGCCGGCACCAGCAGCTCCAGCGGTGTCGCGTACTACCGGGGCGCCAACTACAGCGACCGGGTCGGCTGCACCCGCCAGCAGCACGGCGGAAACCTCGCCGGTACGTACAAGGTCCGCTCCCACCGCTGGATCTCGGGCAGCTGCGGCTGA
- a CDS encoding SulP family inorganic anion transporter — translation MNGAKGVGGRGGATGVGGKAGAEGSGGKGGAKGDLATDITASLVVFLVALPLCIGVAVASGVPAELGIISGVIGGLVVGAVRGSTLQVSGPAAGLAALVAETVAEVGVAMLGVIVLFAGLLQIVLGLVRLGRMFQAISVAVVQGMLAGIGVPLMFSQAYPMADAKAPGTALENMAGIPGLLAGVLTNPQAMIAMLLGVVTIVLSFVWKKVPGPAGKIPAALVAVGIGMVVAALPGVDVKTLQVGNLLNSVQVPGAEQFAGLADGTIITAILTFTVIASAESLFTAAAVDRMHNGPRTRYNTELIAQGAGNTVAGILGALPITAVVARSSANVQAGAKTRLSRTLHGLWLLLFALLLPQVLALIPISVLAGVLVHSGWKLFGPAEFPKMWRQDRGEFAVMTLTMLVIVATALLEGVLFGLAAGIVLAALRMSQTVIRQHVEQDTAKVVMAGNATFLRLPKVIDALEAAAASGKPRIRLDLTGVTHLDHACRSQVEEFTAQQRGLGLRVELLMPGEAKQAVDPGPAPAPLPRRPVPGEDAAEPSPWPTADAEWFYLDTRPLPEEHARSPLVG, via the coding sequence ATGAACGGTGCCAAGGGCGTCGGCGGCAGGGGTGGAGCGACGGGCGTCGGAGGCAAGGCGGGAGCGGAAGGCTCTGGCGGCAAGGGTGGCGCGAAGGGGGACCTGGCCACCGACATCACCGCCTCCCTCGTCGTCTTCCTCGTGGCCCTGCCGCTGTGCATCGGTGTTGCCGTCGCCTCCGGCGTCCCCGCCGAACTCGGGATCATCTCCGGGGTGATCGGCGGTCTGGTCGTCGGCGCCGTCCGGGGCAGCACGCTCCAGGTCAGCGGCCCGGCCGCGGGGCTCGCCGCGCTGGTCGCGGAGACCGTCGCCGAGGTCGGCGTGGCCATGCTCGGCGTGATCGTGCTGTTCGCCGGCCTCCTCCAGATCGTCCTCGGACTGGTCCGGCTCGGCCGGATGTTCCAGGCCATCTCGGTCGCCGTCGTCCAGGGCATGCTCGCCGGCATCGGTGTGCCGCTGATGTTCAGCCAGGCCTACCCGATGGCCGACGCCAAGGCCCCCGGCACCGCGTTGGAGAACATGGCCGGGATCCCCGGGCTGCTGGCCGGCGTCCTGACGAACCCGCAGGCGATGATCGCCATGCTGCTCGGTGTCGTCACGATCGTGCTCAGCTTCGTCTGGAAGAAGGTGCCCGGGCCGGCCGGGAAGATCCCCGCCGCCCTGGTCGCCGTCGGCATCGGCATGGTCGTCGCAGCGCTGCCCGGCGTGGACGTGAAGACCCTCCAGGTGGGCAACCTGCTCAACTCCGTGCAGGTGCCGGGCGCGGAGCAGTTCGCCGGGCTCGCCGACGGGACGATCATCACCGCGATCCTCACCTTCACGGTCATCGCGTCCGCGGAGAGCCTGTTCACGGCCGCCGCCGTGGACCGTATGCACAATGGCCCGCGCACCCGCTACAACACCGAGCTGATCGCCCAGGGCGCGGGCAACACCGTCGCGGGCATCCTCGGCGCGCTCCCCATCACCGCGGTGGTGGCGCGCAGTTCGGCGAACGTCCAGGCCGGGGCCAAGACCCGGCTCTCCCGCACCCTGCACGGCCTGTGGCTGCTGCTGTTCGCGCTGCTGCTGCCCCAGGTGCTCGCGCTGATCCCGATCTCCGTGCTGGCCGGCGTCCTCGTGCACAGCGGCTGGAAGCTGTTCGGGCCCGCCGAGTTCCCGAAGATGTGGCGTCAGGACAGGGGCGAGTTCGCGGTGATGACGCTGACCATGCTGGTCATCGTGGCGACCGCGCTGCTGGAGGGCGTGCTGTTCGGTCTCGCCGCGGGGATCGTGCTGGCCGCGCTGCGCATGTCGCAGACGGTGATCCGCCAGCACGTCGAGCAGGACACGGCCAAGGTCGTCATGGCCGGCAACGCCACGTTCCTGCGGCTGCCGAAGGTGATCGACGCGCTGGAGGCGGCCGCCGCGTCCGGGAAGCCGAGGATCCGTCTCGACCTGACCGGCGTGACCCACCTGGACCACGCCTGCCGCAGCCAGGTCGAGGAGTTCACCGCCCAGCAGCGAGGTCTTGGGCTGCGGGTGGAGCTGCTGATGCCGGGGGAGGCGAAGCAGGCCGTGGACCCGGGCCCGGCACCGGCGCCGCTGCCCCGGCGCCCGGTCCCCGGCGAGGATGCGGCGGAACCGTCGCCCTGGCCCACCGCGGACGCCGAGTGGTTCTACCTCGACACGCGGCCCCTCCCCGAGGAGCACGCACGGTCGCCCCTGGTGGGCTGA
- a CDS encoding carbonic anhydrase has product MKALLDRARTFRTRVDFNSGEYRKLAEGQYPEALFITCSDSRVIPAMITGARPGEIFELRNAGNIVPPYGRPGACGEAATIEYALEVLGVQDIVVCGHSHCGAMGALKSGDDLSALPGVDAWLRIARPELASVLETAPDDPSLPEVSQGNVVNQLAALRSYPVVRQRLDSGRLRLHGWYYEVDTGFVYELGDEGDFRVHAA; this is encoded by the coding sequence ATGAAGGCTTTGCTGGACCGTGCCCGGACGTTCAGGACGCGCGTCGATTTCAACAGCGGCGAATACCGGAAACTGGCTGAAGGGCAATATCCGGAAGCGCTGTTCATTACCTGCTCGGACTCGCGTGTCATACCCGCGATGATCACCGGAGCGCGGCCCGGAGAGATATTCGAGCTGCGGAACGCAGGAAATATCGTGCCGCCCTACGGACGGCCCGGGGCCTGTGGAGAGGCGGCCACCATCGAGTACGCACTGGAGGTGCTCGGAGTTCAGGACATCGTGGTGTGCGGTCACTCACACTGCGGTGCGATGGGCGCGCTGAAGTCCGGCGACGACCTGTCGGCCCTGCCCGGCGTGGATGCCTGGCTCCGCATCGCCCGCCCCGAGCTGGCCTCCGTACTGGAGACCGCCCCGGACGACCCGTCCCTGCCGGAGGTCTCCCAGGGCAACGTCGTCAACCAGCTGGCCGCGCTGCGCAGTTACCCCGTGGTCCGGCAACGCCTCGACTCGGGCCGGCTGCGGCTGCACGGCTGGTACTACGAGGTCGACACCGGCTTCGTCTACGAGCTGGGCGACGAAGGCGACTTTCGGGTGCACGCCGCGTGA
- a CDS encoding response regulator transcription factor produces MGLRVLLIEDDETIAEPLAEGLGHFGLTVDHVATGTDGLRGPYNDVVLLDLGLPDMDGIDVCRGIRQVSDVPIVILSARGEEADRVLGLELGADDYLAKPFSVRELVARVRAVTRRTQRAQPTQRTHTAFPEAPGPLSAPEPAPAEPAYEPAPALSYEPPAASASTPDPAPAHDPGPLVVDRRTRQVWVGDAPVLLTPKEFDLLALLSEDPGAVYSRQQILDRVWDPHYDGPTKTLDVHVAALRKKLGHPAWIRTLRGVGFRLSVHTGPQVASP; encoded by the coding sequence ATGGGCCTACGAGTGCTGCTCATCGAAGACGACGAGACGATCGCCGAGCCGCTCGCCGAGGGGCTCGGCCACTTCGGGCTGACGGTCGACCACGTCGCCACCGGGACGGACGGCCTGAGAGGCCCGTACAACGACGTCGTGCTGCTAGACCTGGGGCTGCCGGACATGGACGGCATCGACGTGTGCCGCGGCATCCGGCAGGTCTCGGACGTGCCCATCGTCATCCTCAGCGCACGCGGCGAGGAGGCCGACCGCGTGCTGGGTCTGGAGCTGGGCGCCGACGACTACCTGGCGAAACCATTCAGCGTGCGGGAACTGGTCGCCCGGGTCCGTGCGGTGACCCGCCGCACGCAACGCGCCCAACCCACCCAACGCACCCACACGGCGTTCCCCGAGGCGCCGGGCCCTCTGAGCGCCCCCGAGCCGGCACCGGCCGAACCTGCCTACGAACCCGCCCCGGCCCTCTCCTACGAACCCCCGGCGGCGTCCGCGTCCACCCCCGACCCCGCCCCCGCGCACGACCCGGGCCCGCTCGTCGTGGACCGCCGTACCCGCCAGGTCTGGGTCGGCGACGCCCCCGTGCTGCTCACGCCCAAGGAGTTCGACCTGCTGGCGCTGCTCAGCGAGGACCCCGGCGCGGTCTACTCGCGGCAGCAGATCCTCGACCGCGTCTGGGACCCCCACTACGACGGCCCGACCAAGACGCTGGACGTCCATGTCGCCGCGCTGCGGAAGAAGCTGGGGCACCCGGCGTGGATCCGGACCCTGCGGGGCGTCGGTTTCCGGCTGTCCGTGCACACGGGGCCGCAGGTGGCCTCTCCATGA